One Pararhizobium sp. IMCC3301 DNA segment encodes these proteins:
- a CDS encoding shikimate dehydrogenase, which translates to MPDNSTFPRHLRLGLIGDNIAASQAPGFHRLAGVQCGLDVTYDRLVPSRMEMDFDTLFAHCASSGFHGINVTYPYKERVVRHVEIPDPIVASIGAVNTVLFGPGTPRGYNTDHSGFIAAYRSVRESRTPGKVILVGTGGVGRAVSFGLLSLGAEEICLLDQDIGKATYLAADLQAAAADCRITVSQDAAISARGADGFINCTPVGMVGYEGTPLPAGLLRGGSWAFDAVYTPVETRFLSDSAAAGLEIISGYELFFNQAVDAWKLFAGAPLDSAWMRRDLAANAANGDQIGRQS; encoded by the coding sequence ATGCCGGATAACAGCACCTTCCCAAGACATCTCAGGCTCGGCCTTATCGGCGATAATATCGCCGCGTCGCAGGCTCCGGGATTTCATCGACTGGCCGGCGTTCAGTGCGGACTTGATGTCACTTACGACCGGCTGGTTCCCAGCCGGATGGAAATGGATTTCGACACTCTGTTTGCGCATTGCGCCAGCTCCGGCTTTCACGGCATCAATGTGACCTATCCTTATAAGGAGCGCGTCGTGCGCCATGTCGAAATCCCCGATCCAATCGTGGCTTCGATTGGCGCGGTGAACACGGTTCTGTTCGGGCCGGGCACGCCGCGCGGCTACAATACCGACCATTCCGGGTTTATCGCCGCCTATCGCTCGGTCAGAGAAAGCCGCACTCCCGGCAAGGTTATCCTTGTCGGCACCGGCGGTGTGGGCCGGGCCGTAAGCTTTGGCCTGCTGAGCCTGGGCGCTGAAGAAATATGTCTGCTCGATCAGGATATCGGCAAGGCAACGTATCTGGCCGCCGATCTTCAGGCGGCAGCTGCAGATTGCCGCATTACCGTATCACAGGATGCGGCAATCAGCGCGCGAGGGGCTGATGGTTTTATCAATTGCACCCCTGTCGGCATGGTCGGTTATGAGGGAACGCCGCTGCCGGCTGGCCTGTTGCGTGGTGGGTCCTGGGCATTCGATGCTGTCTATACACCGGTCGAGACCCGGTTTCTGAGCGATTCCGCTGCGGCTGGGCTGGAAATCATCTCCGGTTATGAATTGTTTTTCAACCAGGCTGTCGACGCCTGGAAATTATTTGCCGGAGCGCCGCTCGACAGTGCCTGGATGCGGCGGGATCTGGCAGCAAATGCCGCCAACGGCGATCAGATCGGACGGCAATCATGA
- a CDS encoding TRAP transporter small permease, whose translation MRSAFRWMNTAAEGVAAAMLAAMFLTFVLQVFSRYVLVNPIGWTLELCLTLWVWIVFWGNAFVVRDKDHVAFDILYLSVPPGPRRILALISAAAIAVGLAVSLLPSWDYIDFLKIKKSPLLKIPLRTVFSIYAVFLIAVIVAYSVRFVTIFRHGAPEDRAEREAAEQ comes from the coding sequence ATGCGGTCCGCATTCCGCTGGATGAACACAGCAGCTGAGGGCGTGGCGGCGGCAATGCTTGCCGCCATGTTTCTCACTTTCGTTCTGCAGGTGTTTTCCCGATACGTGCTGGTCAATCCGATTGGCTGGACACTGGAATTATGCCTGACCTTGTGGGTCTGGATCGTGTTCTGGGGCAATGCATTTGTCGTGCGCGACAAGGATCATGTGGCGTTTGACATACTCTATCTGTCAGTACCGCCCGGTCCACGCCGGATTCTGGCTCTGATTTCGGCGGCAGCCATCGCCGTCGGGCTTGCCGTCTCTCTGCTCCCGAGCTGGGACTATATTGATTTTCTGAAAATCAAGAAAAGCCCGCTGCTGAAAATTCCGTTGCGTACGGTGTTCAGCATTTATGCGGTGTTTCTGATTGCCGTGATCGTCGCCTACAGCGTCAGGTTTGTGACAATTTTCCGCCATGGCGCGCCCGAAGACCGCGCTGAGCGCGAGGCCGCAGAGCAATGA
- a CDS encoding GntR family transcriptional regulator produces the protein MSRATERDSVGDQVYRAIRQDIIFGKLTPGQRLRLEALRKRYDASVTTLREILSRLTSEGFVTAEGQRGFEVTNVSPTDLNEIAELRILLESHALAKSFEAGDLDWEVRVVAAHHKLQALEKRMAAGDESVREEWKRSDSEFHHRLIEGCGSRQLLQSHNTIFDKYLRYQMQTLTFRGEIAASEHRALLEAALARDARTAVTILKTHISNGVKHAETAGFAV, from the coding sequence ATGAGCAGAGCAACAGAGCGCGACTCTGTCGGAGATCAGGTCTACCGGGCGATCCGCCAGGACATCATTTTCGGCAAATTGACTCCGGGCCAGCGTTTGCGGCTGGAAGCGTTGCGCAAGCGCTATGATGCCAGCGTCACGACGCTACGTGAAATCCTCAGCCGGCTGACGTCAGAAGGCTTTGTCACTGCGGAAGGTCAGCGCGGTTTTGAAGTCACCAACGTTTCACCCACTGATTTGAATGAAATTGCTGAACTGCGTATTCTGCTTGAAAGTCATGCACTTGCGAAGTCATTCGAAGCCGGGGATCTGGATTGGGAGGTCCGTGTCGTCGCCGCACATCATAAGCTTCAGGCGTTGGAAAAACGCATGGCGGCAGGGGATGAGTCCGTGCGCGAGGAGTGGAAACGCAGCGACTCGGAGTTTCATCACCGGCTGATCGAGGGCTGTGGCTCTCGACAATTGCTGCAAAGTCATAACACTATCTTTGACAAATATCTGCGCTATCAGATGCAGACCCTGACCTTCAGGGGTGAAATTGCCGCCAGCGAGCACAGGGCTCTCCTCGAGGCAGCTCTTGCCCGCGATGCCAGAACAGCGGTGACAATTCTGAAAACGCACATTTCGAATGGTGTGAAACATGCCGAGACAGCAGGTTTTGCGGTATGA
- a CDS encoding sialic acid TRAP transporter substrate-binding protein SiaP: MKSRLTRRALMGASMAAGLFAAIAGQTAFSAEKVTLRLSSPSSDTDQRAVALMNVFAPAISEFATLEPHWNASLFKQGTELEAIARDNLEMSIASAQELAVFFPEFSIFTAGYVHRDAAHQVAVFNDPLMDPFKKKVEDELGVKLLSVMYLGRRHVNLRTDKKVMTPDDLAGVNLRMPGSDAWQFLGKALGANPTPMAFTEVYTALQTGAVDGQDNPLPTVVDAKFYEVTKQIILTSHLVDLNYIAMSKKVFDSLTPEQQTTLQAAADAAAESGRQAQLKKEEDLVSFLKEQGLDIYEPDLDAFRSRVQGMYLESEFAETWPEGVLEKINAL, encoded by the coding sequence ATGAAATCACGTCTCACCCGCCGTGCGCTTATGGGCGCATCAATGGCTGCCGGACTGTTTGCCGCAATCGCCGGACAGACAGCTTTTTCTGCTGAAAAGGTCACGCTGCGTCTGTCATCGCCATCGTCTGACACAGATCAGCGTGCTGTTGCGCTGATGAATGTGTTTGCACCTGCAATTTCCGAATTCGCGACGTTGGAGCCGCATTGGAACGCATCGCTTTTCAAGCAGGGCACCGAGCTGGAAGCCATTGCCCGCGACAATCTGGAAATGTCGATCGCCTCGGCCCAGGAACTGGCCGTGTTCTTTCCTGAATTCTCGATCTTTACCGCCGGCTATGTGCACCGTGATGCGGCGCATCAGGTCGCCGTCTTCAACGATCCGCTGATGGACCCGTTCAAAAAGAAGGTTGAGGACGAACTCGGCGTCAAATTGTTAAGTGTGATGTATCTTGGACGCCGTCACGTCAATCTGAGGACCGACAAGAAAGTCATGACGCCGGATGATCTTGCCGGTGTGAATTTGCGTATGCCCGGCAGCGATGCCTGGCAGTTCCTCGGCAAGGCGCTGGGCGCAAACCCGACGCCAATGGCGTTTACCGAAGTCTATACAGCGCTTCAGACCGGTGCTGTCGATGGCCAGGACAATCCATTGCCAACAGTGGTCGATGCCAAATTCTATGAAGTTACGAAACAGATCATTCTGACCAGTCATCTGGTGGATTTGAACTACATTGCCATGTCGAAGAAGGTGTTTGACAGTCTGACACCTGAACAGCAGACGACGCTGCAGGCGGCCGCGGATGCGGCTGCAGAATCCGGCCGCCAGGCGCAGTTGAAGAAAGAGGAAGATCTGGTGTCTTTCCTGAAGGAACAGGGTCTGGATATCTATGAGCCTGATCTGGATGCGTTCCGCAGCCGGGTTCAGGGCATGTATCTGGAATCGGAATTTGCAGAGACATGGCCGGAAGGTGTCCTGGAAAAGATCAACGCGCTGTAA
- a CDS encoding SDR family NAD(P)-dependent oxidoreductase yields MALSLFDLSGKTALVTGASRGLGRAMAIGLAEAGANLIVTSRNLDALEDTRTQISKAGGTAHPLELDVQDVSSIAERFAAIDQKYAGLDILVNNAGYEEVCPSLEVSEALWDRITGTNLKGAFFCAQAAAKSMVGSGRGGAIINVCSLTSYVGVPTAVPYGSSKSGLLGMTRALSAEWAQNWIRVNAIAPGYFRTDLTDVFYQDQDWQQAMLKKIPLGAFGKADDLQGAIVFLASDASSYVTGQCLGIDGGYLASI; encoded by the coding sequence ATGGCGCTGTCACTGTTTGATCTGTCCGGGAAAACTGCTCTGGTGACCGGTGCCAGCCGGGGATTAGGCCGGGCAATGGCGATTGGATTGGCGGAAGCTGGTGCCAACCTGATTGTCACCTCAAGAAACCTTGACGCTCTTGAAGACACGAGGACTCAGATTTCCAAGGCTGGCGGTACGGCTCATCCCCTGGAACTGGACGTACAGGATGTGTCTTCCATCGCCGAACGTTTTGCCGCAATTGACCAAAAATATGCTGGGCTTGATATCCTCGTCAACAATGCCGGCTATGAAGAAGTCTGCCCCTCTCTGGAGGTGTCGGAAGCGCTTTGGGACAGAATTACCGGGACCAATCTGAAGGGGGCTTTTTTCTGCGCTCAGGCCGCAGCAAAAAGCATGGTCGGCTCCGGCCGCGGCGGTGCCATCATCAATGTCTGCTCTTTGACATCCTATGTCGGCGTGCCCACGGCTGTGCCTTACGGATCATCAAAATCCGGCTTGCTGGGAATGACGCGTGCGCTGTCAGCGGAGTGGGCGCAAAACTGGATTCGCGTCAATGCCATCGCCCCGGGTTATTTCAGAACGGACCTGACCGATGTTTTTTATCAGGATCAGGACTGGCAACAGGCTATGCTGAAAAAAATTCCCCTGGGTGCTTTCGGCAAGGCGGATGATCTGCAGGGCGCAATTGTATTTCTGGCAAGCGATGCGTCGAGCTATGTGACCGGTCAGTGCCTTGGCATTGACGGGGGCTATCTGGCGTCGATCTGA
- a CDS encoding TRAP transporter large permease: protein MSVEFALCLLTLFLLASIGTPIGFSILVAAIFYLAAAGQDIGLAGEQILQGLYESFVLLAVPLFIVAANIMNAGTISERLLNFCVAAVGRFRGGLGHVNVVASLIFSGMSGSAVADAAGIGKIIVEMMTRDNRYPPGYAAAITAASATIGPIIPPSIPMVLYALVSNSSIGYLFLGGIMPGLVIGAVLMGLNYYLSVKRGFALEDPVPLKELPRHTANAFPALLMPAILLYGIYGGVTTPTEAAAVAAAYALLLSALFYRALSFRALYQILVSSARSSAAVGLLIGGALILNYVVVSENIPNVLAKNLVGLDVHPLVFLLSVNLLLLVLGCVLDATTIILVILPLFLPASRELGIDLIHFGVVAVVNTMIGLVTPPYGILLFVINAVTGISLRQIIGEIWPFLGVLVFALLLLILFPDIILWLPRVFGYAG, encoded by the coding sequence ATGAGTGTGGAATTTGCGCTGTGTCTGCTGACCCTGTTCCTGCTGGCGTCAATCGGCACACCGATCGGTTTTTCGATACTCGTGGCCGCGATCTTCTATCTGGCGGCGGCCGGGCAGGACATTGGTCTGGCCGGTGAACAGATATTGCAGGGGCTCTATGAAAGTTTTGTACTGCTGGCGGTGCCGCTGTTTATAGTGGCCGCCAATATCATGAATGCCGGCACCATTTCCGAGCGTTTGCTGAATTTCTGTGTCGCCGCCGTCGGACGGTTTCGAGGTGGCCTTGGCCATGTCAATGTGGTGGCATCACTGATTTTCTCCGGCATGTCGGGATCTGCGGTCGCCGATGCCGCCGGCATTGGCAAAATCATTGTGGAAATGATGACGCGGGACAACCGTTACCCGCCGGGATACGCCGCCGCCATCACCGCCGCCTCGGCCACCATCGGTCCGATCATTCCGCCCTCCATCCCGATGGTGCTCTACGCATTGGTCTCAAATTCCTCGATTGGTTATTTGTTTCTAGGTGGCATCATGCCGGGCCTTGTCATTGGAGCCGTACTGATGGGGCTGAATTACTACCTGTCGGTGAAGCGCGGCTTCGCCCTTGAAGACCCGGTACCGCTGAAAGAATTGCCGCGTCATACCGCCAACGCCTTTCCGGCTCTGCTGATGCCCGCCATTCTTCTGTACGGCATCTATGGCGGCGTGACGACACCGACGGAGGCCGCGGCCGTTGCCGCCGCTTACGCGTTGTTGCTGTCTGCCCTGTTTTACCGGGCCCTCAGCTTCCGAGCACTTTACCAGATTCTGGTAAGCTCGGCGCGCTCATCTGCAGCGGTCGGCCTGCTGATTGGTGGCGCGCTGATCCTCAATTATGTCGTTGTTTCGGAGAATATTCCCAATGTACTGGCCAAAAACCTGGTCGGTCTTGATGTCCACCCGCTGGTGTTTCTGTTATCCGTCAATCTGCTGCTGCTGGTGCTTGGATGCGTGCTGGACGCAACGACGATCATACTGGTCATTCTGCCGCTGTTCCTGCCGGCAAGCCGCGAATTGGGGATTGATCTGATCCATTTCGGCGTGGTCGCGGTGGTCAACACCATGATCGGCCTGGTGACCCCGCCCTACGGCATCTTGCTGTTCGTCATCAATGCTGTGACCGGAATTTCATTGCGTCAGATTATTGGCGAGATATGGCCGTTTCTTGGCGTTCTGGTGTTTGCCCTGCTGCTGTTGATCCTGTTTCCTGATATCATATTGTGGTTACCGCGGGTCTTTGGCTATGCCGGATAA